One Gossypium hirsutum isolate 1008001.06 chromosome A11, Gossypium_hirsutum_v2.1, whole genome shotgun sequence genomic window carries:
- the LOC121210026 gene encoding uncharacterized protein — MCKRFEEVLNKDIKLLVEILEIREFTAFADRAHKVEELKLKESFSSKNLKNCNDRVTTSTGYSGREQGYQRSYPRSSTPSVTSVGSVGNLKLKYKHCNKFHHGECWSRSGVCFGCCLLDHFLRDCPERVEKEIEPAPKLSNPIARGRPPCYPGNVSGSRGTTKDKVVRSKAQALARTYVRAREDASVLDVITGQFVMVDKVCKNCPLVVKGYCFLVDFMLLPFDEFDVILGMD, encoded by the exons atgtgtaaacgttttgaagagGTCTTAAAtaaagatatcaagttattggtTGAGATTCTTGAGATAAGAGAATTTACAGCGTTTGCCGACCGAGCACACAAAGTTGAAGAACTaa AACTTAAAGAATCATTTTCATCTAAGAACTTAAAGAATTGTAATGATCGTGTGACCACTTCTACGGGATATTCTGGAAGGGAGCAGGGCTATCAACGATCTTATCCGAGGTCTTCAACTCCATCTGTGACCAGTGTTGGTAGTGTCGGTAATCTCAAACTGAAATATAAACATTGTAACAAGTTTCATCATGGGGAATGTTGGTCTAGAAGTGGAGTTTGTTTCGGATGCTGCTtacttgaccattttctcagggATTGTCCCGAAAGAGTTGAAAAGGAGATAGAACCAGCTCCAAAGTTGAGCAATCCTAttgcgagaggtagaccaccctgTTACCCTggtaatgttagtggtagtcgaggtactaccaaGGATAAGGTAGTTAGATCTAAGGCACAAGCACTTGCGAGGACATATgttcgtgctagagaagatgcttcTGTGCtagacgtcattactg gccagtTTGTTATGGTGGACAAAGTTTGTAAGAACTGTCCATTGGTGGTAAAAGGCTATTGTTTTTTGGTTGACTtcatgttattgccatttgatgagtttgatgtgatctTGGGAATGGATTGA
- the LOC107939023 gene encoding protein LYK5 — translation MAVGRLKPCLKFCLPFLLLFFLGFTQAQQGYVNNLQLACEDPTKDNNISRGFSCNGEQRSCQSYITFRSEPPFYNTAVSIAYLLDAQATQISSLNNLSADVSSITPKSMVVVPVNCSCSGTVNDSYYQHNASYTMKFDYETYFSISNDTYQGLTTCQAMKAQNPIDYRNLEVGNKLVVPIRCACPTHKQIRAGAKYLLSYIVTWGDSISSIAETFGADEKSVLEANELSEDNIIFPFTPVLVPLSEEPSMIKPPQSSPPPASVPRIPTSSVGESDSKSSKKWVFIGVGVGIGSLLLLGLAGFLFCFFKRQRQAHKARPIATASPPPMPPFNLKPFSDSTTYTPNSWSVSISSQGVRHAIESLTRYKFEDLKAATGNFSESNRIKGSVFRGSFQGDAAAMKVMNGDVSSEINLLKKINHTNIIRLSGFCVHEGNTYLVYEYADKGSVSDLLHSNKFQTSFTLSWKQRVQIAYDVADALNYLHNYINPPYIHKNLKSSNILLDVNFRAKVTNFGLARTIEDNDEGGLQLTRHVVGTKGYMAPEYIENGVITPKLDVFALGVIILELLSGEDAANAEKNDGEELLSASIKVVLEGDNVREKLKNFIDPSLGPEYPLDLAFSMAQLAKICVAHDLSARPSMADVLVTLSKILSSSLDWDPSSEFERSTSLTSAR, via the coding sequence ATGGCAGTTGGAAGATTGAAACCTTGTCTAAAATTTTGTCTTCCTTTCTTGTTGCTGTTCTTCCTTGGGTTCACTCAAGCGCAACAAGGGTATGTAAATAATCTGCAGCTTGCCTGTGAAGATCCAACCAAAGACAACAACATAAGCAGAGGGTTTTCATGTAACGGTGAGCAAAGATCATGTCAGTCTTACATCACTTTCCGGTCGGAGCCACCTTTTTACAACACTGCTGTCTCCATAGCATACTTGTTAGACGCTCAAGCAACCCAGATTTCATCTCTAAACAACCTTTCAGCTGATGTTTCTTCAATTACCCCCAAGTCAATGGTGGTTGTTCCAGTCAACTGTTCCTGTTCCGGCACCGTCAATGACAGCTATTACCAGCATAATGCTTCTTACACTATGAAGTTTGATTACGAGACTTATTTTTCCATTTCTAATGATACTTATCAGGGTCTTACAACTTGTCAGGCAATGAAAGCTCAAAACCCCATTGATTATAGGAATCTAGAAGTGGGTAATAAACTTGTAGTTCCTATTAGATGTGCTTGTCCTACTCATAAACAAATTCGAGCTGGTGCTAAATACTTGCTTTCTTATATTGTCACTTGGGGTGATTCCATTTCTTCTATTGCTGAGACTTTTGGTGCTGATGAGAAGAGTGTATTGGAGGCCAATGAGTTATCTGAGGATAATATTATATTCCCATTTACACCTGTTTTGGTTCCACTTTCTGAAGAGCCTTCCATGATTAAACCGCCTCAAAGCTCCCCACCTCCAGCCTCAGTCCCCCGAATACCAACTTCCTCTGTTGGAGAATCAGATTCCAAGTCTTCTAAGAAATGGGTTTTCATTGGTGTTGGTGTTGGAATCGGTTCCCTTCTCCTTCTTGGCCTAGCAgggttcttgttctgtttcttcaaACGTCAACGCCAAGCTCACAAGGCCAGGCCAATAGCTACTGCTTCACCACCACCAATGCCACCATTCAATCTGAAACCTTTCTCGGATTCAACAACTTACACTCCAAACTCCTGGTCTGTTTCAATATCTTCCCAAGGGGTTCGTCATGCAATCGAATCCTTAACTCGTTACAAGTTCGAGGACTTGAAAGCTGCTACAGGGAACTTCAGTGAATCCAACAGGATTAAAGGGTCAGTTTTTCGAGGTTCTTTCCAAGGTGATGCTGCTGCTATGAAAGTAATGAACGGGGATGTTTCTTCAGAGATCAATTTATTGAAGAAGATCAATCACACCAACATTATAAGGCTTTCAGGTTTTTGTGTACATGAAGGAAACACATACCTTGTCTATGAGTACGCAGATAAAGGCTCAGTCAGTGATTTGCTTCACTCCAACAAGTTCCAAACTTCATTTACTCTTTCTTGGAAGCAAAGAGTTCAGATTGCATACGATGTAGCTGATGCACTCAACTATTTGCATAACTACATAAATCCTCCTTATATTCATAAGAATTTGAAGAGCAGTAACATTCTCTTGGATGTTAACTTTAGAGCCAAAGTCACCAACTTCGGGTTGGCAAGAACTATTGAGGACAACGATGAAGGTGGATTGCAGTTGACAAGACATGTGGTTGGGACTAAAGGTTATATGGCTCCTGAGTACATTGAAAATGGTGTGATCACGCCTAAGCTCGATGTTTTCGCATTGGGGGTTATTATATTGGAGCTTTTATCAGGGGAAGATGCTGCAAATGCTGAAAAGAATGATGGAGAAGAGCTGTTATCTGCATCTATCAAAGTGGTGCTTGAAGGGGATAATGTGAGAGAGAAGCTCAAGAACTTCATCGATCCTTCTCTTGGGCCTGAATATCCCCTGGATTTGGCTTTTTCCATGGCTCAACTGGCTAAAATCTGTGTTGCTCATGATCTCAGTGCTCGTCCTTCCATGGCTGACGTTTTGGTCACCTTGTCTAAGATTCTATCATCTTCATTGGATTGGGATCCTTCTAGTGAGTTTGAACGTTCCACATCTCTAACCAGTGCCAGGTAG